Proteins encoded together in one Hemiscyllium ocellatum isolate sHemOce1 chromosome 9, sHemOce1.pat.X.cur, whole genome shotgun sequence window:
- the pars2 gene encoding probable proline--tRNA ligase, mitochondrial has translation MEVAIYSNSRQLFNRLFCNILHLHRSCYHHGRSKRILLSRLFQPMNLREDRIIGAGRSTDITCKSQRLMLQAGLIQPASTGCFHYLPYTVRAMEKLVRVIDKEMQSIGGQKVNMPSLTSASLWKTSERWDLLGKELFRLKDRHDMEYCLSPTHEEAVTELIAMQGNLSYRQLPLMLYQVTRKFRDEPKPRFGLLRGREFYMKDMYTFDVSEGAAMETYNLVSQAYSCIFGQLGLQFVKVRADTGSIGGKMSHEFQLPADIGEDRLLMCSDCHFAANVEAMTDTETNCPQCHGKLKESKGIEVGHTFYLGTKYSYILGASYSNTENKPVVTEMGCFGLGVTRILAAAIEVLSTEDEIRWPSLLAPYQVCIIPPKKGSKEELSLGLSETLYDTLIDAVPQLHGEVILDDRSHLTIGKRLKDASRLGYPYVVIAGKRVLENPPVFEVSCQNNGKTVFLTQEGVLDLLRNVKIV, from the coding sequence ATGGAGGTGGCAATCTATTCAAATTCAAGACAATTGTTCAACAGACTGTTCTGTAACATCTTACATTTACACAGGTCCTGTTATCACCATGGTAGGTCCAAGCGTATATTGCTGTCTCGTCTCTTCCAGCCAATGAATCTCCGCGAGGATAGAATTATTGGGGCTGGCCGGTCCACTGACATTACCTGCAAGAGCCAGAGACTGATGCTTCAGGCAGGTCTTATTCAGCCAGCCAGTACAGGCTGCTTTCACTATCTGCCGTATACAGTTCGAGCCATGGAGAAACTTGTCCGTGTGATTGATAAAGAAATGCAATCCATTGGGGGTCAGAAGGTGAATATGCCTAGCCTCACCTCAGCAAGTCTGTGGAAGACCAGTGAACGTTGGGACCTTCTGGGGAAGGAACTCTTCAGATTGAAGGATAGGCATGACATGGAATACTGTTTAAGTCCAACACACGAGGAGGCAGTGACCGAGCTAATTGCCATGCAGGGTAATCTCTCATACAGACAGCTACCTTTGATGCTTTACCAAGTGACAAGAAAATTCCGAGATGAGCCAAAGCCACGTTTTGGTTTGCTCCGTGGACGAGAGTTCTACATGAAGGATATGTATACGTTTGATGTCTCGGAAGGAGCTGCCATGGAGACCTATAATCTTGTTTCCCAAGCTTACAGTTGTATCTTTGGCCAGCTGGGATTGCAGTTTGTAAAGGTGCGGGCGGACACCGGCAGCATTGGTGGGAAAATGTCTCACGAGTTCCAGCTGCCAGCTGATATTGGGGAGGATCGCCTTTTAATGTGTTCTGACTGCCATTTTGCGGCCAATGTCGAAGCAATGACGGACACTGAAACAAACTGCCCACAGTGTCATGGAAAGctgaaagaaagcaaaggcaTTGAGGTGGGACACACTTTTTACCTTGGGACAAAGTATTCATATATTTTAGGTGCCTCATATTCCAACACTGAGAATAAGCCTGTTGTAACCGAAATGGGTTGTTTTGGCCTTGGAGTCACACGAATACTAGCCGCTGCCATAGAGGTTTTGTCAACGGAAGATGAGATTCGCTGGCCAAGCCTCCTGGCCCCTTATCAAGTTTGCATCATTCCACCTAAGAAAGGCAGTAAAGAAGAACTGAGCCTAGGTCTGTCTGAGACGTTGTATGATACTTTAATAGATGCTGTCCCCCAGCTTCATGGAGAGGTGATCTTGGATGACCGAAGCCACCTGACAATAGGCAAGAGATTGAAAGATGCCAGTCGTCTGGGTTACCCATATGTTGTAATTGCAGGGAAGCGAGTTTTGGAAAATCCACCAGTTTTTGAAGTCAGCTGTCAAAACAATGGAAAGACAGTATTTCTCACACAAGAAGGTGTTTTGGACTTACTGAGAAATGTGAAGATTGTTTAG